A single genomic interval of Cupriavidus sp. MP-37 harbors:
- a CDS encoding cytochrome c: MSAGIVQATTPRTALAAGVPPGAVDCLVAHVLTPPGLRWVGGEPLAARLLHAERDAALALPGIRAVVVRNNFAGVAAVSAAQAAEAARALRARWSGPPRAGAIPAARHTLAQRGDAAAALEHARASHTQHYQWPLAGGHDDAGCTVVADWRDGRLTVWLPATRPGALRAELAALLGIAPTQVLLVCWQDPNDRADPALLAPHAAADAALLAHASGQPVVRRLRAAEVGLADAALDLRIDSARTGATVDAYAATLSGASAPVSPLALWLTHTPAPVTDSLDAGHGGDAALPPYGIPHAELAVSGDPAALAAAPLTVARAQVFARESHLDELAATADVDPVALRLAHLDDLRGAALVRQVAERAGWDPAAPRVSPAAGNVRRGRGFAYAHTIDRDAGQSWSAWVAEVEVDGSTGELAVTRVTVGHDSESLPPPQAATTTRSIERDVAATALQLTAATPGFDTWPADARPASESLPAVPAQALPEVRLAGTLATHDALAAGPTDSMPAAAAVANAIYDATGVRLRKPPFSAERIRLALAEASPGNKRKTRGWIAAAAAAAAGVCATLWPWRAPIAPVAPPAPGFYSAATLERGRLVAAAGDCAVCHTAPGGVKNAGGLPLETPFGTVYSTNITPDVQTGIGNWSFAAFERAMREGIHRDGRRLYPAFPYTAFAKISDGDMQALYGYLMSAEPVTSAVPQTQLAFPFNLRPLLAGWNLLFHRNERFTPDPSRSAQWNRGAYLAEGLGHCSACHSPRNALGAEQGGRRYLTGGSAEGWEAPALTALSQAPVPWTEAALFTYLRGGYAPHHGAAAGPMAPVVEELAQLPEDDVRAIAHYVASFGAPAPAPSVLAAQAAQVEQRSQQAARTLGGPAERLYQSACAVCHQSDQGIAQFGVKPSLALNTNLHSKLPDNVIQILLRGMPAPPNSELGAMPGYADTLDDQQIAQLAQYLRARFAPDKPAWQDLENTVARLRAAPAH, encoded by the coding sequence GTGAGCGCCGGCATCGTGCAAGCGACGACGCCGCGCACCGCATTGGCGGCCGGCGTGCCGCCGGGCGCCGTCGATTGCCTGGTGGCCCATGTGCTGACACCCCCGGGCCTGCGCTGGGTCGGCGGCGAGCCGCTCGCGGCGCGCCTGCTGCACGCCGAGCGCGACGCCGCGCTGGCGCTGCCCGGCATCCGCGCGGTGGTGGTCCGCAATAACTTTGCCGGCGTGGCCGCGGTGTCGGCCGCCCAGGCCGCCGAGGCGGCGCGGGCGCTGCGGGCGCGCTGGTCTGGTCCGCCGCGCGCCGGCGCCATCCCCGCGGCGCGCCACACGCTGGCGCAGCGCGGCGATGCCGCGGCTGCGCTCGAACACGCCCGCGCATCCCACACGCAGCACTACCAGTGGCCGCTGGCGGGCGGCCACGACGATGCCGGCTGCACCGTTGTCGCCGACTGGCGCGACGGCAGGCTGACCGTCTGGCTGCCCGCCACGCGCCCCGGCGCACTGCGCGCCGAACTCGCCGCGCTGCTGGGCATCGCGCCGACGCAAGTGCTGCTGGTCTGCTGGCAAGACCCGAACGACCGCGCCGACCCCGCGCTGCTGGCACCGCACGCTGCCGCCGACGCGGCCCTGCTGGCGCACGCCAGCGGGCAGCCGGTGGTGCGCCGGCTGCGCGCCGCCGAGGTGGGCCTGGCCGATGCCGCGCTCGATCTCCGCATCGATAGCGCCCGCACCGGCGCCACCGTCGACGCCTACGCCGCCACGCTGTCCGGCGCCTCGGCCCCGGTTTCACCGCTGGCGCTGTGGCTGACGCATACGCCGGCGCCGGTGACCGACAGCCTCGATGCGGGCCATGGCGGCGACGCTGCGCTGCCGCCGTATGGCATCCCCCATGCCGAGCTCGCCGTTTCCGGCGACCCGGCTGCATTGGCCGCCGCGCCGCTGACGGTAGCCCGCGCGCAGGTGTTCGCGCGCGAATCGCATCTCGACGAGCTTGCCGCCACCGCGGATGTGGATCCGGTAGCGCTGCGCCTCGCGCATCTGGACGACCTGCGCGGCGCCGCGCTGGTGCGGCAGGTGGCCGAGCGCGCCGGCTGGGACCCGGCCGCGCCGCGCGTGAGCCCGGCCGCGGGCAACGTGCGGCGCGGCCGCGGCTTTGCCTACGCCCACACCATCGACCGCGACGCCGGCCAGAGCTGGTCGGCGTGGGTGGCGGAGGTCGAGGTCGACGGCAGCACCGGCGAGTTGGCGGTCACGCGCGTCACGGTCGGGCATGACAGCGAATCGCTGCCGCCACCGCAAGCCGCCACGACCACGCGCTCGATCGAGCGGGACGTGGCCGCAACCGCGCTGCAGCTGACCGCCGCCACGCCGGGGTTCGACACCTGGCCGGCCGACGCGCGTCCTGCGAGCGAAAGCTTGCCCGCCGTGCCGGCGCAGGCGCTGCCGGAAGTGCGGCTGGCCGGCACGCTGGCCACGCACGATGCGCTGGCAGCCGGCCCCACGGACTCGATGCCGGCGGCCGCCGCCGTCGCCAATGCCATCTACGATGCCACCGGCGTGCGCCTGCGCAAGCCACCGTTCAGCGCCGAACGCATCCGCCTGGCACTGGCCGAGGCAAGTCCCGGCAACAAACGCAAGACACGCGGCTGGATCGCCGCGGCCGCCGCCGCCGCGGCCGGCGTGTGTGCCACGCTGTGGCCCTGGCGCGCGCCGATCGCGCCGGTGGCGCCGCCCGCGCCCGGCTTCTATTCCGCCGCCACGCTCGAACGCGGCCGGCTGGTGGCTGCCGCCGGCGACTGCGCGGTGTGCCATACCGCGCCGGGCGGCGTGAAGAATGCCGGCGGCCTGCCGCTTGAAACGCCCTTCGGCACGGTCTACAGCACCAACATCACGCCAGATGTGCAGACCGGCATCGGCAACTGGTCGTTCGCCGCGTTCGAGCGCGCCATGCGCGAAGGCATCCACCGCGACGGGCGGCGCCTGTATCCGGCGTTCCCGTACACCGCCTTCGCCAAGATCAGCGACGGCGACATGCAGGCGCTGTACGGCTACCTGATGTCGGCCGAGCCGGTGACATCCGCGGTGCCGCAGACGCAGCTCGCCTTCCCCTTCAACCTGCGCCCGCTGCTGGCCGGCTGGAACCTGCTGTTCCATCGCAATGAACGCTTTACGCCGGACCCGTCGCGCTCGGCGCAATGGAATCGCGGCGCGTACCTGGCCGAGGGGCTGGGCCACTGCAGCGCCTGCCATTCGCCGCGCAACGCGCTCGGCGCCGAGCAAGGCGGGCGCCGCTACCTGACCGGCGGCAGCGCCGAAGGCTGGGAAGCGCCGGCGCTGACCGCGCTGTCGCAGGCGCCGGTGCCGTGGACCGAGGCCGCGCTGTTCACCTACCTGCGCGGCGGCTATGCGCCGCACCACGGCGCCGCCGCGGGACCGATGGCGCCGGTGGTGGAAGAGCTCGCGCAACTGCCCGAGGATGACGTGCGCGCGATCGCGCATTACGTGGCCTCGTTCGGCGCGCCCGCACCGGCACCGTCGGTGCTAGCCGCGCAGGCGGCGCAGGTCGAACAACGCAGCCAGCAGGCCGCGCGCACACTGGGCGGCCCCGCCGAACGCCTGTACCAGAGCGCCTGCGCGGTCTGCCACCAGTCGGACCAGGGCATCGCGCAGTTCGGCGTGAAGCCATCGCTGGCGCTCAATACCAACCTGCACAGCAAGCTGCCGGACAACGTGATCCAGATACTGCTGCGCGGCATGCCGGCACCGCCCAACAGCGAACTGGGCGCGATGCCGGGCTATGCCGACACGCTCGACGACCAGCAGATCGCGCAGCTGGCGCAGTACCTGCGCGCGCGCTTCGCGCCCGACAAACCCGCATGGCAGGACCTGGAGAACACCGTCGCGCGGCTGCGCGCGGCACCTGCCCACTGA
- a CDS encoding MFS transporter codes for MSSSISSMATTTIPDATPGLAPQPSARAASAQPITIEQGIRAAGVGRFQYRLFVIFGLVWLADAMQVLSIGFTAPSIAATFGIPVPTALQTGTMFFVGMLIGAFVFGRLADRIGRRPVLMMAVVIDAICGVASAFAPDFQWLLLLRFLTGIGVGGTLPVDYTMMAEFLPSDRRGRWLVLLESFWAVGTILLAILALIAVSRGDDAWRLIFLVTGIPALVGVVFRFFVPESPLYLNKSGRSDEARAVLQRVAAANRVSVEIGALQPQKMERKSVFALFAAGCRRRTICLLAAWMLISIAYYGVFVYLPVKLAGQGFGFMRGQVFLIVLALVQLPGFALAAHGVERWGRKPTLIGFLLLSAAGCMLYSLGQSPALVIGSTLLMSFSLLGTWGALYAFTPEVYPTDLRASGMGTAGAMARFGGLFAPSIVAPIMASQFTLALALLSSFLAVAALAIFLVDIESKDRALD; via the coding sequence ATGTCGTCATCCATTTCATCCATGGCCACCACGACCATCCCGGACGCCACGCCAGGTCTGGCCCCACAGCCCAGCGCGCGGGCCGCGTCGGCGCAGCCCATCACGATCGAGCAGGGCATCCGCGCCGCCGGCGTCGGCCGCTTCCAGTATCGGCTGTTCGTCATCTTCGGCCTGGTCTGGCTTGCCGACGCGATGCAGGTGCTGTCGATCGGCTTCACCGCGCCGTCGATTGCCGCGACTTTCGGCATTCCGGTGCCGACGGCGCTGCAGACCGGCACCATGTTCTTCGTCGGCATGCTGATCGGCGCCTTCGTGTTCGGCCGCCTGGCCGACCGCATCGGCCGCCGCCCGGTGCTGATGATGGCGGTGGTCATCGACGCCATCTGCGGCGTCGCCTCGGCGTTCGCGCCGGACTTCCAGTGGCTGTTGCTGCTGCGCTTCCTGACCGGCATCGGCGTCGGCGGCACCCTGCCGGTCGACTACACCATGATGGCGGAATTCCTGCCGTCGGACCGGCGCGGCCGCTGGCTGGTGCTGCTGGAGTCGTTCTGGGCGGTCGGCACCATCCTGCTGGCTATCCTGGCGCTGATCGCGGTGTCGCGCGGCGACGATGCCTGGCGGCTGATCTTCCTGGTCACCGGCATCCCGGCGCTGGTCGGCGTGGTGTTCCGCTTCTTCGTGCCCGAGTCGCCGCTCTACCTGAATAAATCGGGGCGCTCGGACGAGGCCCGCGCGGTGCTGCAGCGGGTGGCCGCGGCCAACCGCGTGTCGGTGGAGATCGGCGCGCTGCAGCCGCAGAAGATGGAGCGCAAATCGGTGTTTGCGCTGTTCGCGGCCGGCTGCCGGCGCCGCACCATCTGCCTGCTGGCGGCGTGGATGCTGATCTCGATCGCTTACTACGGGGTCTTCGTCTACCTGCCGGTGAAGCTGGCGGGCCAGGGCTTCGGCTTCATGCGCGGCCAGGTGTTCCTGATCGTGCTGGCGCTGGTGCAGCTGCCGGGCTTCGCGCTGGCCGCGCACGGCGTCGAGCGCTGGGGCCGCAAGCCGACCCTGATCGGCTTCCTGCTGCTGAGCGCGGCGGGCTGCATGCTGTACAGCCTGGGCCAGTCGCCGGCGCTGGTGATCGGCTCGACCCTGCTGATGAGCTTCTCGCTGCTCGGCACCTGGGGCGCGCTGTACGCCTTCACGCCCGAGGTGTACCCGACCGACCTGCGCGCCAGCGGCATGGGCACCGCGGGCGCGATGGCGCGCTTCGGCGGCCTGTTCGCCCCGTCCATCGTCGCGCCGATCATGGCCAGCCAGTTCACGCTGGCGCTGGCGCTGCTGTCGTCGTTCCTGGCCGTGGCGGCGCTCGCCATCTTCCTGGTCGATATCGAGTCGAAGGACCGCGCGCTCGACTAG
- the upp gene encoding uracil phosphoribosyltransferase, producing MKQDPRFPNLFILDHPLIQHKLSHMRDKETSTRTFRELLREITLLMGYEITRNLPLTTRRIETPLVELDAPVIAGKKLTIVPVLRAGVGMSDGLVELIPSARIGHIGVYRDEQHRPVEYLVRLPALEDRSFILCDPMVATGYSAAHAVEVLKRRGVKDEAITFVALVAAPEGVEVFQKAHPGVKLFVASLDSHLDADAYIVPGLGDAGDRLFGTKN from the coding sequence ATGAAACAAGACCCGCGCTTTCCCAACCTCTTCATCCTCGACCACCCGCTGATCCAGCACAAGCTCTCGCACATGCGCGACAAGGAAACGTCGACGCGCACCTTCCGCGAGTTGCTGCGCGAGATCACGCTGCTGATGGGCTACGAGATCACCCGCAACCTGCCGCTGACCACGCGCCGCATCGAAACCCCGCTGGTCGAGCTGGACGCGCCGGTGATCGCCGGCAAGAAGCTGACCATCGTGCCGGTGCTACGCGCAGGGGTGGGCATGAGCGACGGGTTGGTCGAGCTGATTCCGTCGGCGCGCATCGGCCATATCGGCGTGTACCGCGACGAGCAGCATCGCCCGGTGGAATACCTGGTGCGCCTGCCCGCGCTGGAAGACCGCAGCTTCATCCTGTGCGACCCGATGGTCGCCACCGGCTATTCGGCCGCGCACGCGGTGGAGGTGCTCAAGCGCCGCGGCGTCAAGGACGAGGCCATCACCTTCGTCGCGCTGGTGGCCGCCCCCGAGGGCGTGGAGGTGTTCCAGAAAGCGCATCCTGGGGTGAAGCTGTTCGTCGCCTCGCTCGACAGCCACCTGGACGCCGATGCGTATATCGTGCCCGGGCTGGGCGATGCCGGCGACCGGCTGTTCGGCACCAAGAACTGA
- a CDS encoding DUF3149 domain-containing protein yields MEAFKILFSTSTGLMSLGVIVFIIGMGWFFARLFARKMREDGEAAKSSEAAQRR; encoded by the coding sequence ATGGAAGCCTTCAAGATCCTGTTCAGTACCAGTACCGGGCTGATGAGCCTGGGCGTGATCGTCTTCATCATCGGCATGGGCTGGTTCTTCGCCCGCCTGTTCGCGCGCAAGATGCGCGAGGATGGTGAAGCGGCGAAGTCGAGTGAGGCGGCACAACGGCGCTGA